GCTATGAGTTTTAGCATATTCAACCAGCTCGGGTTCAATAGACCCGGAGGCATCAGGAAGATGAAATGTATTGGCGGCATAGGGAAAATCCTGTTGAAAGAAATCTGTTAAAGAAGCCTGACGCGGGTATAATCGCAACCAATCTACATACCGAAGCTCCGGATACCGGGTTCCGTTGTTGCGGTGGTTGAAAAAATGTCTGTCCATAGAGCCATCCCAGCCCACCGGGTATAGATCCTCATACTCCTCAAGCTCGGATAATGTTGTAAAAGAAGCCTCTCTGACGAGGCCGACAGGAGCTGGGACTTCCGGTTTCTTTAAGCTCTCATCGTCACCATAGCAAATCACACCGGCCTGAAATATCCCGGGGAATAGAGGAATAGCGCTTTCATCTGGGAGCTCTGAACCGGTTGTCATCTCTTCTCCCGGTTCGTAACGATGAACTTCCTCTCCATCTACAAAGAAAAGTACCCGATCGGGAAGCCACTCAAAGGAGTAACTATGGACCGATTCGGCAGCATTGAATCCAAGTTCCAGCTTAAATGAATAGTGAGACGGAGCTGACGGGTCATCCAGTTTTGTATCTACAGCCAGGTAAATCTGAGAGGGATTGGAGCCTGGAACCATCATCCTGATATAACCGCCATTTTTATCTTTAAAATCGCTGAGTATAGAATGGATCTGAATCCTCGTATATACAGATTCTCCCTCAGCAGCCTTAAAATCCACTTTATACCTGCCAAAACGACTGATTCCAGTAGCGATAAGGCCTCCGCTGAGAACCGATTCCCGTTGACTGTCGTATGATACCAGGAACTCCGCCCCCTCGCCGGTGAATTGTGTATTTTCAATTGCCCGGATGTTAACAGAATCGGTAGCTTTACCTTCAGGAGGTGCAATCTCGGCCACAGGCAGGTGCCAGGAGTAATAATTCGAATTGGGGTTACTACGGTCTATTCCGAAGTGAAGGGGATAGGGTTCATCGGGGTATTCATAGACAAATATCTCTGAAAATGAACTGCCATTGGGTATTTTATTCAGAAATCCGTAAGGGTCTCTTTTGAATTCAGAAGAATTGGAACATGATGCAATAAATAAAACTGCAATAAAAAGGAAAAACAGCTCTTTTACGAAACGGGACACAGGTAGGACTCCTTAAGAATTCAGGATCTATTAAATCCAAGTATTTGCTATTTTATAAATAAAGGTAAATTCTGCATTATAATCCAAAAAGAAAATATCTCCCGTAGGTGATACGGCTATATTCGTTTTGGATTTTGATTCATCATACTCAAAGAACTCCAGCAGATAGCCTTCGGAATCCCGGATAATGATGTATTTTTCAAGAAAATTCCAGTAAGTATTCCCATATGAATCTTCTCCTGCTAACTGGATCTCCGTACTTTTTCCCGGAGGAATATCAAAGTCTTTATTTGACAATCTTTCACTATCTCTTAAGCCATTTTTATCCATATGATACTTATAATAAATATCATATTGAGAAGTGAATAATTTTCCATGGATTTCAACTGTTTTATCTATAGTCTTAATCTCATCCGATTCGATATCTAATTCTACGATTTCTTCATCTGTCAAAAAATTTGATATAATATCTACATCATCAATTAATTTCACAACAAAAATGCTGGCCTGGTCATCCTCGATAAATAAAAAGTCACCATATAAACAAAAACCCTTCCATCTCCCGGAAGAGATATTGCTTCCATCGACTATCCAGGTTTTATTTTCTCTGGTGAGCTGGATATAATTTCCAATCAACTTTAAAATAATCGAATTATCAAGATACATTATTTTAGATGGAAAGGTATCCCAGGATCCCCAATACCCCTTTTTATACAGGATGTTAGGAATCCTGCTTTGGACTTCTCTATCTTTGACAATGGCAATGCTATAATTCCAGGTATCGCCAAGTAAAAATTGAGATGAATCATTAATTGCAAAACCAGAGATTCCCGGTTTTTGGGAACCACTATTGGCGTTTCTGTAAAACTTTAACTGCTCCGAACGATCGCCGTTTTCCAGTTGGAATTCCAAAATCATATTCTTTTTTTCAATAGTTTGAGCAGAAAGAGAAAAGCTGAAAATAAAGAAAAATATAAAATAGAATAATCTTAAGTGATCTTTTATAACATTCTTTTTCATTTACACCTCAGAATTACCATTGTCTGGTGATTTTAAAAAACTCGATTTGTTCCGCTTGAATCTTCATGAAATAGATCGATCCATCGGGATGAATGGCCGGCGTGGAATCTGATTTGGTATGATCATAAAGAAATGAATCTATTAATCGATCATCCCCGTTGAAAACAATGATTCGTTTGCTTCCGACTTTCCAGTATCGATTCTGATGATTATCCGCCCCTAGATATTTGTTATTCACCATTTTAAAAAAAAGATCGTATGAAAATCCGTTGGCATGATCGAGATTCCTGTCCATATGGTTTATAAAAGTTAGGAAATCTTTTGTCTGAATTTCGCCATCGCGGAAAATGACATTATCAGCGTCGACGGAAACGCCCATTACAATATCTTTAATCTCTCTCTTATCATAAAGTGAATACTCACTGCCCTGATTTTCAATCGCAATGACCTCGCCATCGGCTAGATGATGAAAGAGCACAGAATCAATCCATATGAATTTGTCTGTCTTTAATTGATTGAATAGCTCTGTGCCTCCAAAACCATATTGAAAAAGATTGTCTCCTTTGTCAGATATAATATAAAAGGTGGATTCCTGGTCTCTTCCGTAAATCCGATCTTTGTTAATTTCAAGGGATGAGGAATAATAAACCGTTGAACTCCCATCAACATTAAGGATGCGCTTGAAATTAATATCTTCATCATAGATTGCCATTCGCTTGTTATGAGTATCCGCTATATAAACATCTCCCGTCTCATCAATGGCAAAAGATTGCGGCCCGCCGCTGAAAATATAGCCCGGATCATATTCATATCCCAACTCATTTTCTGAAGAACCGGTTTGGATAACCTTCAAAGAAACCATGGGATAATTATTGTAACTAACCGAAAACAATGTATGGCTTAGGAATATCAGGATTATTATTAACTTTTTCATTTACAATTCCTCTTCAGCATCCCGTTTACTTTCAAAAATCCCGATCTTTCATAAAAGTGAACGAGTTTATCGTCACAACATAGATCAATGGAATACATATCTTTCATTTTTTCAGTCAACCTTTCTAACAATTGCGTTCCAACTCCCTGCATCCTGTATTCCGGCAAGACTTCGAGCATGGGAATATAGGCGAAGAGTTTGTTATCGGAAATAGCATATATAAAACCGACGATCCTTCTTTTCCGGTCATCTACGGCCAAAAGTGAATGCTCTCTGTTTTTCAGAATATACAGTAGCGTTTCCGGTGAAGGGGGATCAGGCCAACCGTCAAAAAAGCCTTGAAAATCATCTTCACTGAAAGGAGTTGCATCATCTGTGTAGTATATCATGCAGAGATTATATACTTTAATTTTGAATATTACATCTAAAAAGAACCGCCCCGGATTATTGCGGTTTTCAGACAATTTTTACCTTTTTCCACTTGCCCCCGGCAAAGCGGATCCGGAGCATAATGTATCCGAGGTATTTCTCCACAGCCGTGGCGATCCAGGCCCCGGTCAGCCCCCATTTCAGATAATGGATTGAGATATAAACAAGAGGAATCCTGACAAATATCAACCCGACAAGGGAAACGAGTAGCGGCCACCTTGTGTCTCCGGCGCCTTTTATGGAACCGCTGTACACGAGAAAAGTATTCTGCGCCGGATTGATCACAGCCAGAATAAACAGGATGGGGCCAAAGACATCGATGACCTTTATGTCGGCCGTAAATATCCTGACCAGTCCATCTCCGGAAAGAAGAAAGAGTATGGAGACGATCAGGGAAATCAGAAAAGCCCCATGATGAAGAACCTGTACATAGAGAACAGCCCTGTCGGGCCGCTGTGCTCCCAGATGCCTTCCAGTGAAGGATGAGGACGCTATCCCCAGAGCCTGCCCAAGATTGGTGGAAAGATTGGATACCGTCAGGGCGACCTGATGGGCGGCAAATGCCACGGTTCCCAGATTGGCGATCATCCTGGTGTAGAGAAAAAATCCGCTTCTGAGAACCAGCTGCTCCGCCGCGGAAGATGAACCGATACCGGCAATACCTTTTAAAACAGTTTTATCCCAACCGAGAACGACTTTTCCCTTCAGCCTGACGGGCAATTTGGTTTTGAATAACAGAACCAGCCCCAGCATCGAGGCGGAAGCTTTGGAAACAGTCGCTGCCATCCCGGCTCCCCAAACCCCAAAAGCCGGTATAAAGGCAAACCCGAAAATCAGCACATACCCCAGCACCACATTAATAATGTTGGCCAGGATGTTTATAAGCATGGCGTTCCTCGAATCGCCAGCGCCTCTGAGGAGAGACGATACGGCCAGGGGTAAAACCTGAAAAACCGTTCCCGCCGCCATAAAGCGCATATAGGTTATTCCCTCTTTCAAGCTGTCTGACCGGGCCCCCATAAACATAACAATCTGTTCGGCGAAGATATAGAAAGGAAGTGAAATAATCAGTCCGGCGACAAAGGCAAACTGAATGGTCTGAACGATGACTTTTCTCGCGTTGCCATAATCCCGCGCGCCGGTGTACCGGGCGATCATGGCGGTAGCCCCGATATTGAAAGCCTGAAAAAGGGCAATGGAAATTCTGACAGGTTGACTGGACAATCCCACCGCGCTTAACGCCGCTGCGCCCAGACGTCCCACCATCGCCATATTGACAACTGAAATAAGCGAGAACAGAAAAAGCTCCGCCAGACAGGGTAATGTAAAACGGATTATCTCATCGTACATTTTTTTGTTCATAAAAGAATAATACAGCTACTCAAAAGCAATTATTGGCTATTATTTGACACATTTACTTATTATTGACTATATTTTGTCCAATGACTCAAAGTTACTCTTTAAAAGCCGGTTCAATAACTCTGGGATATAAAAAGAGCCGGAACATAAGCCAGACGCGCCATTTCCATGAGTTTTATGAGATTCTCTACATAATCGACGGAGTGCGGGATATTTTTGCAGGGAACAGAACAGTCACTCTCAAGAAAGGGGATTTCCTGCTTATCCCGCCTCATCTCATACACAAATCGCTTGAAAATGGTAAGGAATCGGAAATTTACTCTCTGTATCTCGAGAAAAATGAAGCGCTTAGATCAACAACTGAAGAAGGCGCGGTTTACTTTCCCTCACTTTCAGCACCGGCAGTACAGACAGGAATAGTGCTTACACGCATGGATAGGGAATTGAAGGAAAAAAGCGACTTCTATCAGATCATGTCCGAATCTCTGGCTGCTGAAATTTCAGTAATAATTGCCAGACATGGAGATATGAAACAGGACGGGAAAATCGAGATCCGGGACAACGGAAAAATCGAATCAATCATCCGTTTTATCGAAAATAATTACAGCGAAAATCTCAATCTGAAAATGCTGGCGGAACAGTTTTATATAAGCCCGTCCTACCTGAGCCGATTCTTCCACAGGAAAACCGGATTCACTCTCACAGAGTACATCAATCATATAAGAGCTTTACGGGCTCAGAAATTTCTGCGCGAAACATCGGAGGAGATAGGCCAGATCTCCCGGAAGTGCGGCTTCGGCAGCCTTTCGCAATTCGGGAGAATCTTTAAATCCATCAGCGGCATGACGCCCCGGGATTACAGAAAACTCACCCTAGTGGGTTGAACTCTCTTTCCAGCTTGAACGTCAAAGACTCCAGATCCAGCCCCGTCTGAGGAAAGAACAGCTTGATAAAGTGGTTCGTTCCGAAAATCATGCCCATGTGAAGAGTCTGCTCTTTCCACTCCCCTTCCGTCCCCTGCAGCGCAAGCGTGCCTATTAGCTGGTTGTCCATAAAAACGCTGACCGAAACCTGGGCCAGGACGTTGAGATCGCTTTTGTAGCGAACTTTCAGATCATACATCCCGAAGGTTCTGACAGTTATGCCGAAGAGCTCTTCACTGCCTCCCGACGTATTCATGGAGCTGCCGTCAATATCGGTACCTTCCGCGTTGATGCGGTAAAAGGTGAGGTTTTCCCTGTCGGCGACCTGATCCTCATCAGCTTTCATTTCTTTCAATTCCTGATCGCTGATCCGGCCCGATTTGTGTTCCATTGCCAGGGATCCCAGGAGAAACTTAAGAATATTCCGGGCGCTTCTCTGGAGATGAGCTCTTTTCAGTACACCCTTTTCCAGCATTTCCAGTGTATTGTCATTTCCCGCATTGGTAGCGGAATCGCCGACGCACATATAGAGGTCGTTCTGTGCTCTTATCATAGCGGCCGTATTGTTTCTGGAAGGTTCTTCCCCTTCGAAATTCATCTGAGCCCACCAATCGGTCATGGCGATTCCATGAAACCCCCACTGATCGCGCAGAACGGTCGTACACAAATCATAATTCCCCGCTGTCCAGATGCCGTTCAAAGCTCCGTAAGTGGTCATGACAGAGTATGCGCCGCCCTCTTTTACAGCGATTTCAAACCCCTTGAGGTAAATCTCCCTTAGAGCTCTTTCAGAGACAACAGAATCGGAAGAACTCCGTCCCGCCTCCTGGTTATTGGCGACAAAATGTTTGATTGTTCCGGTCACATTGGATTCGGCCATACCCAGAAGCTGGGCAGCGGCAATTTTTCCCGTTAGCAGAGGATCTTCCGAGATATACTCGAAATTCCGTCCGTTCAGAGGATTTCTGTGGATATTGATTCCCGGACCGAGTATGGTCTCTATCCGGTTTTTCCTCAATTCCCGTCCGAGCATAACAAAGAGATCGCGGACCAGATCATCATTGAAGGTGCAGCCGAGAGCCGTTCCGTTGGGAAGGCTGAAGGCTTTGGTTCCACAATCCATCCGAATACCCGAAGGGCCGTCGGCACAGCAACCTACAGGAATTCCCCGATCCGCCAGACTATCGGTTAAACCGCCGAATGCGGCGGCTACTCCCGGCGTCGCTTTAGGACTGCTCATCCCTTCGCCTCTGGTCAGGCAGGCCATTTCCTCATCGGAGAGCTGAGCAATAAAATCATCAAGAGAGGTTTTCCCTTCATAGACTTCTCCGAAAGAGATACCACGGTCTCCTGTAAAGGCGATTTCTTCGGGACTTCTGTCATCAATCCGCTTCTGAAGATCGACAGTTCTCAGGGGAACGGGCTGACGCCCTTCCGCAAAGAATCCCTCTTCCCTTTGAACCGGCTTCAGACGATTGAAGAATGTGACGGGAGCACAGGCTTCCTCAAGCGTCTCGATAACAGTGAAATCCTGCTCAAATGATCCTACCTTCAAAGCCTGACGCACATCGGATCCGGCATAAATATTGTATCTTCCCGCTTCCAGGATAAAAGATGATTTTGAACCCGTGACACCGCTGTCATCATAGGAAGCCAGCCTTGTCTTCGGTATATCCAGAGTGATGGAAGCTGATTCTCCCGGTTTTAGAACTTCAGTTTTTCCATAGGCGACAAGAACCCGGACAGGTTTGCCCAGTTTACCCTGTGGCGCCTCGCTATAGACCTGAACAATCTCTTTACCGGCGGAATAGCCTCTATTGATTATAGTCGCCTCAACAGATATTGATTCAGACTTAATCGCAGTAAGTTCGGCTTCAATGGTAAAATCCGTATAAGAAAGACCGAATCCGAAGGGATAGAGCACCTTTTCCTTTGCAAAAGTTTCGAAATAGCGGTACCCCACATAGATATCTTCTTCATAGATATTCGTTTTCAGATCCCCGAAGTTTTTTGTCGAGGGATAATCATCGGCTTTTAAAGCAATGGTATCTGTCAATCTGCCACAGGGATTTATATCTCCGGTCAGAATATCGACAACGCCATGTCCCCCTTCCTGACCTCCCTGCCAGGCAGCGAGAACAGCGGATGGATCACTTTTTTCCAGCCAGCTCATATCAATGATATTTCCCGTATTGAGTATGACAACTGATCGGGGAAAGTAGCGGCAGACTGTCGCTATCATCTGCTCTTCCAGTTCAGTCAGACGATAACTTCCCGCTTCGTCTTTCGAATCCTGGTCCTCTCCACCGGTCCGTCCGATTACAATAAGAGCCAGATCCGATTCTTCAGCCGCTTTTCGTACCAATTCCTCATGGAGAGGCATTTCCGCTTGAGACCAGGGAACTTTTCCCCACCCCTGCCCTTCATCGTAAGGATTATCAATCAACCAGTTTTCATAGGCGTCCAGAACAGACTCATTAGTTGAAATTTCATCATGTTCTTTCAGCGCATCGAGAAGACCTATCGTGTAGCGGGTATTAACCAGACCGCCGGAACCGAGCCCCGATTTATAATAATGAAACATGGACCGGCCGAAAAGAGCGATAGACTCCCCCTTCCTGACGGGCAGTGTCGCTTTATCGTTTTTCAACAGGACGCACCCTTCGGCTGCAGCTTGTCTGGCCAGAGCGGCATATTTTTCCTGGTCCAGCTTTATATAATCTCTCACAATAGAATCTCCCGATTGAATGATGAAAGAATAATAGGGTAAATCATCAATCCTATCCAGAGGGGAAGCGCGATTCCCTATTTCTGTATTGTCCAGGCGTGCAACCCCGTATTTTACGGAAGCGGCGGATAAAATAGGAATGGCTTTCGTATCCCGATTCTTCTGATATCTGTAGAAGGGGAAGATCGGTATTGCGGAGAGAATGCAACAAAACATTACTGGGAACGGAATGGCCCGGTGGATGGAGCTTTGCATTGATTGGATGGATAGGTGGTATAGTTGAATTCGATGAAGAAGCACATCTCTTCTATGGGGAAGTTATTGGATTACTTGATGCCATCGCTTTTCAGAGACATTTATGGTTCGGACTCCTTCGGATCAGAGTGTATCCCAGAACAGGTTCGATAGACAACAAATTAAACTTTATTGCTGATCCTTTAGCTCCAGGCGTCCGGCGGTATACCGCTTCCTTCCATATTCGATTTCAACGTACTGATAGGAAGTTCTTTACCCTTGTGAAAAGGGACAATTATCTGATAGCCGGTCTTGAAGTTCTTCCATTTCTGATGGCTCCCTTTCTGGCTGACCTCCTCAAATCCATGATATGAGTGAATCTTGGTAACTTCTGAGGCTGATAATCTTTTCTATAGGGGGGACACTAAATAGCGACCTCATAGACCTTGGCATCGGGGCTCAAGGCATGAGTATCGGGTTCCAGATAAAGGGCGATGGCTTCTTTGACGTTTTCCATGGCTTCAGCTTCCGTGTCGCCACAGGAAGTACAGCCGGGAAGTTCAGGACATACGGCGCTGAATGAGTCTGTTTCCTGATCGTATTTAATTATTACTCTTACATGCATAGTTCTTTCCTAACATTTAGTATACATAAATACGTGCTCTTTTTCTATTCAAATCAAATAACTACTCTCTCAAGATCTTTACCAACTTTACTGCTGATAAAAGCAAGAACGATATGCTTGTGGGAACCGACTTTATCAGAGAGACACAAAGCAGGTCTGACCTTACTCGACGATAAATCAGTAAACGGAAAGGGAGCAAGTACGATAGTTCCTTTTACCATTCGACGGGCTTCCCGTCTTCCATGGTGTAGATATCTTCTTCAGGATCATTCAGAAAATCAAAAAAAAGCGCTGACCGTCTAAGGCCAGCGCTTTCTAATGCGATCAGTCAATCCAATTCGGTTCTATATTTCCACTACCCCAGTTCCTGCTGAAATAATTATGATATATAACTGTTCGATCATCATCGGAATAATCTACATCCCAGGAAGAAAGATCATGATCGGTAAAAGAAGATACACCGTAAAGCATAGCCGCAAAATTAGTAACTTTAGAAACATCCCATTTGCTGAGATCTTCATCAAATTTGAGTGAAGATTCAAACATAGAAGCCATATTTGTAACATTAGAAACATTCCAGTTTTCTAAACCCGGTTCAATGAAGAAGTTTGCCTCTTTGAACATGGCGCTCATATTAGTGATATTTGATACATCCCAGGAACTGAAATCTTCAAAGATAGCAGCGTCATAAAACATATAACTCAAATCTGTAACTTGGGATAAATCCGGGGCATCTTCTGCAATAGTTTTAAAATTCGGACAGGAATAAAAGGCATGATTCATACTCTTCCACTCTATTGTTCCCCAATTGACCACGGAATGAATATTGTATCGGTTCGTGTAACTTGAAGATGAAAAATTGATTGCCGGAAAAGTTCCGGTAATTTTTACAGTATACTCCACCATTGAGCTGGCATATGTGTGAGTCGCATCGCCGGTTAGACCGGATTCCGATGTTCCGTCACCCCAATCAATATTGTAATTATATATATAACTACTGTCTGTAGGGATGGTAATTGATTTGTCTGTATAATCTCCAGTCCATTTGGTTACAAATGCTGTATCTCTCCATTTTGCATATAAGTTCAGATCGGCATCATCTGTATAAATGTCTCCACCCTCATAATCCATTCCGCTTCCATCGGGCTCTGTGTTCCACCTTAAAAACAGATAATCTGATTTTGCCAGATTGCCTGTATTATCAGCCAAATCAATGCTCAGTCCTTCCTCTTTCTGCTGAGTTCCAGGGACTGTTCCCGAGTCCGCTCCATTAGCATGGTAAATAATAGAGAAGGAACTCTGTGAATCGGAATCTGTTGGTATTGTCGGTGTTGTAGGAGAGGAACATCCGGCAAAAATAATAATGACAGTTAAGACCAAAATATAAAAATAATTTTTTACTAAGTGTCCTGTTAATGATATAAAAAAACTCTGTGTATTCTCTAGCATGGATTTACCTCAATTTTAATGTTTACTAAGAGAAATACGCAGCTTTTAGCTGTATTGCTTCAAAATTAAGATAATTTTTCACTCATACCGAAACAGAGACTGTCCATCCCCGATCCTCTTCAGCTGATCTGTCTCTTTCAGCTCCCCTTTATAACAGACCTTACAGGATACAGCCTGTGAGCAATCAAAACACAGATCGGCTATCCGGCCGTCTTTCCAGTTAACAGTTAAGCCAAAACATCCTTTGGTCCGATACCCCCTCAGAGATCCTGTGGGCCATGCCCTATCACGTAGAAAGATCTCATCGCGTGAGTATAGATAATGGTTCCTCAGATGAAGAGCCAGCCACACTCCGCCGCCCAGTAATTCATTTCCCTTATGATATTGAGTGTGAAGAACAGAACAGACCGGAACCTACAACTGGGAAAAATGGCAAAATACCAAAGCACAGGCAGATTTCAGAGACAGGTTGTCTGAAGAAGCCAGCGGGTACTAATTAACTGGAAGAGTTTCCTCCGTCAGGCTGCCCTTTGGGGCAGCTTATTTTTTGATCAATAGGTCTTTTCTATCAAACAATTTTACTACCGGAATGCGAATACAGAGATCTTCCTTATTCAACCTTTCTCAAGTGCCTCCCAGATCCCGTTTATATAAGCGATCCCCAGCGCCCGATCATAGAGCCCGTAACCGGGTCTCGCCTGTTCGCCCCAGATCATTCTGCCGTGGTCCGGCCTGGCATAACCGTCGAACCCAGACTGGTACAGCGCCTTCAGGATAGCGAACATATCGAGTGATCCGTCCCCGCTGAAGTGGGACACTTCACGAAAATACCGCGGCTTCGTAATCCGGATATTCCGGATATGGACAAAATGCAGTTTTCCCTTTGAAACCGCCGATTCGATCATGGCCGGAATATCATTGTCGGGATGGCTTCCCAGACAGCCTGTGCAGAGAGTGATCCCGTTCATTCTGTTCTCGTTGAGAGCCATGATCGCTTCCATATCACCCTGGTTTTTGAATATGCGGGGAAGCCCGAAAACGCTCCAGGGAGGATCGTCGGGATGTATGGCCATAGCCACGCCGGTTTCTTCGCAGACCGGCATAATGGCATCGAGGAAATACTTCAGATTTTCCCTCAGCTTTTCCTCGGTAATGACGGAAAACTTTGAAAACAGATCGACTATTTTCGCCATTCTCTCCGGTTCCCAGCCCGGAAGGCTGTAGGTCTCGGCTTTTTCCAGCATATAATCGGCAATGGTATCGGGTTTGATCTCCGCTATTATGGACTCGTTGTACTCCATTGTCTGAGAACCGTCGGGAAGCGGGGCATCGAGGCTGGACCGGGTCCAGTCGAAAACAGGCATGAAATTGTAGCATATGACCTTCACTCCCGCTTCGGCAAGACGGGAAATAGTCAGTTTATAGTTCTCGATATGAGCATCCCGCTCGGGACTGCCTAATTTGATGGCATCGCTAACATTGACGCTCTCCACAACTTCAAACTGAAGCCCCGCATCATTGATGCTTTTTTTCAGAGCCAGTATTTCATCCATGGGCCAGGCTTCTCCGGCCGGAATGTGGTGCAGAGCGCCGGCAACACCGTCTATGTTGGGTACCTGTCTTATCTGCTGAAGGGTGACAGTGTCATTTTCCTCACCGAACCACCGCATGATCATTTTCACTTTTTAGCATCCTTCTGAGCCGACAGAAAATCATAGAGCTCCTGTCCCTGCCCACCAAGTGTCTGTTTGTTTAGGACAAAACTCTGTTTTGTCCCGGTATAGAGAATAAGAATTTCTCCGACCCTTTTTACTGATATCAGATCGGAAAAGGGGATAAGCGTGCTGCTCTTTTCCGATATAACCCTGATTCCCGAACCGTCTATCTTCATTTCCAGACCATCGGGTATCGAGGCGACGATCTTCCTGCTGCGCATATAGATAAAAAGAGGCTGAACCAGAGGAAAAAGAAGTATTCCCGCAACAATAAG
The Spirochaeta isovalerica genome window above contains:
- a CDS encoding helix-turn-helix transcriptional regulator; the protein is MTQSYSLKAGSITLGYKKSRNISQTRHFHEFYEILYIIDGVRDIFAGNRTVTLKKGDFLLIPPHLIHKSLENGKESEIYSLYLEKNEALRSTTEEGAVYFPSLSAPAVQTGIVLTRMDRELKEKSDFYQIMSESLAAEISVIIARHGDMKQDGKIEIRDNGKIESIIRFIENNYSENLNLKMLAEQFYISPSYLSRFFHRKTGFTLTEYINHIRALRAQKFLRETSEEIGQISRKCGFGSLSQFGRIFKSISGMTPRDYRKLTLVG
- a CDS encoding MATE family efflux transporter — translated: MNKKMYDEIIRFTLPCLAELFLFSLISVVNMAMVGRLGAAALSAVGLSSQPVRISIALFQAFNIGATAMIARYTGARDYGNARKVIVQTIQFAFVAGLIISLPFYIFAEQIVMFMGARSDSLKEGITYMRFMAAGTVFQVLPLAVSSLLRGAGDSRNAMLINILANIINVVLGYVLIFGFAFIPAFGVWGAGMAATVSKASASMLGLVLLFKTKLPVRLKGKVVLGWDKTVLKGIAGIGSSSAAEQLVLRSGFFLYTRMIANLGTVAFAAHQVALTVSNLSTNLGQALGIASSSFTGRHLGAQRPDRAVLYVQVLHHGAFLISLIVSILFLLSGDGLVRIFTADIKVIDVFGPILFILAVINPAQNTFLVYSGSIKGAGDTRWPLLVSLVGLIFVRIPLVYISIHYLKWGLTGAWIATAVEKYLGYIMLRIRFAGGKWKKVKIV
- a CDS encoding helix-turn-helix domain-containing protein; this translates as MLHSLRNTDLPLLQISEESGYESHSYFIRRFRKIRGCTPGQYRNRESRFPSG
- a CDS encoding type II toxin-antitoxin system HicB family antitoxin, which gives rise to MHVRVIIKYDQETDSFSAVCPELPGCTSCGDTEAEAMENVKEAIALYLEPDTHALSPDAKVYEVAI
- a CDS encoding BspA family leucine-rich repeat surface protein, producing the protein MLENTQSFFISLTGHLVKNYFYILVLTVIIIFAGCSSPTTPTIPTDSDSQSSFSIIYHANGADSGTVPGTQQKEEGLSIDLADNTGNLAKSDYLFLRWNTEPDGSGMDYEGGDIYTDDADLNLYAKWRDTAFVTKWTGDYTDKSITIPTDSSYIYNYNIDWGDGTSESGLTGDATHTYASSMVEYTVKITGTFPAINFSSSSYTNRYNIHSVVNWGTIEWKSMNHAFYSCPNFKTIAEDAPDLSQVTDLSYMFYDAAIFEDFSSWDVSNITNMSAMFKEANFFIEPGLENWNVSNVTNMASMFESSLKFDEDLSKWDVSKVTNFAAMLYGVSSFTDHDLSSWDVDYSDDDRTVIYHNYFSRNWGSGNIEPNWID
- a CDS encoding type II toxin-antitoxin system HicA family toxin gives rise to the protein MHSYHGFEEVSQKGSHQKWKNFKTGYQIIVPFHKGKELPISTLKSNMEGSGIPPDAWS
- a CDS encoding glycoside hydrolase family 3 C-terminal domain-containing protein; translation: MRDYIKLDQEKYAALARQAAAEGCVLLKNDKATLPVRKGESIALFGRSMFHYYKSGLGSGGLVNTRYTIGLLDALKEHDEISTNESVLDAYENWLIDNPYDEGQGWGKVPWSQAEMPLHEELVRKAAEESDLALIVIGRTGGEDQDSKDEAGSYRLTELEEQMIATVCRYFPRSVVILNTGNIIDMSWLEKSDPSAVLAAWQGGQEGGHGVVDILTGDINPCGRLTDTIALKADDYPSTKNFGDLKTNIYEEDIYVGYRYFETFAKEKVLYPFGFGLSYTDFTIEAELTAIKSESISVEATIINRGYSAGKEIVQVYSEAPQGKLGKPVRVLVAYGKTEVLKPGESASITLDIPKTRLASYDDSGVTGSKSSFILEAGRYNIYAGSDVRQALKVGSFEQDFTVIETLEEACAPVTFFNRLKPVQREEGFFAEGRQPVPLRTVDLQKRIDDRSPEEIAFTGDRGISFGEVYEGKTSLDDFIAQLSDEEMACLTRGEGMSSPKATPGVAAAFGGLTDSLADRGIPVGCCADGPSGIRMDCGTKAFSLPNGTALGCTFNDDLVRDLFVMLGRELRKNRIETILGPGINIHRNPLNGRNFEYISEDPLLTGKIAAAQLLGMAESNVTGTIKHFVANNQEAGRSSSDSVVSERALREIYLKGFEIAVKEGGAYSVMTTYGALNGIWTAGNYDLCTTVLRDQWGFHGIAMTDWWAQMNFEGEEPSRNNTAAMIRAQNDLYMCVGDSATNAGNDNTLEMLEKGVLKRAHLQRSARNILKFLLGSLAMEHKSGRISDQELKEMKADEDQVADRENLTFYRINAEGTDIDGSSMNTSGGSEELFGITVRTFGMYDLKVRYKSDLNVLAQVSVSVFMDNQLIGTLALQGTEGEWKEQTLHMGMIFGTNHFIKLFFPQTGLDLESLTFKLEREFNPLG
- a CDS encoding GNAT family N-acetyltransferase; the protein is MIYYTDDATPFSEDDFQGFFDGWPDPPSPETLLYILKNREHSLLAVDDRKRRIVGFIYAISDNKLFAYIPMLEVLPEYRMQGVGTQLLERLTEKMKDMYSIDLCCDDKLVHFYERSGFLKVNGMLKRNCK